A window of Penaeus chinensis breed Huanghai No. 1 chromosome 9, ASM1920278v2, whole genome shotgun sequence genomic DNA:
GATTCTTGTATTATGATTGTCACGAATattatgaaaagaataatgataagaataatgtgaAGTTAAATTagttacaaatatatgcacaaatacatatatatgtttgtgtacatatatgtatatatatatatatatatatatatatatatatatatatatatatatatatatatatatatatgcgcagtaTATGCACGGCTATAAACATCAGTGCAATGAACACAAGAATAtatgagtttgtatgtatatatacatgaatggtttAATATAACTGCTATATAGGATTACTGTCCTTTTTATCGCCAccaattgttgtttttcttaatattaccatcaatatctctTAATCTTATCATGTGACTTTGGTAATCCCTATTCTAAACAATATCTCTATTAATATCCTTTAATAATATAATCTTTATCagtcagtattaatatcattattccttAAGGAGTACTGccactaatattattttcacttttatcattgttagtttcTTTGCTTTTACTAGTAGtgatgttactgtcattattatgattttagttATTATCTTTACAGTATTAATGGTAACACTATagcaacaattatatatatatttatctctttatatatttatggtgataacaattatcatcattatcacgtattATTACTGTAGCTTCGGTCTAACTCAATTTTTAGTATACGACAATGAATGTACTTGTAATTGATAGCAACTTTAATGAAATGCAGATATTAATGTAATTAAAATGTCAATGTGCAGACTTCTTAAATACAATGTTTTTCATTCAATCATATCCAGATGAAGAACAACATTCTCACTATCCGTAGATAAGCGGAGTAAAAGCGCGATTGTATTGGTAGGAATGGGAAATTcctggatagaggagagagggggtgtagcCGTAGGATGCTCCATGACTAAGAAGACCGGGTGCGAAGCCAGGTTCAGCCTCACGCTTGCCGATAGAGTGGCCGGCGGCGTGGTAGGAGACGTGACCTAATGGATATCCATAGCCATAACCCTGACCAAGACCATAAGGGAGTCCATAGCCATAGGGGCTGCCAAGGCCAAGACCTCCTCCCAAAAGGTAGCCAGGGTCGGCTTCGGCGTCGCGCTTGTGAAGGACATGGCTGCGGGTactgaggaaggagtgagtgccATACGGGTAGAGCCCGTAGGCACTGCCAAGGCCTACACCATAAGGGTAGGCATGGGGGTAGTGGAGGCCGTATGAAGGCTCAGCCTCGCGCTTCTGCTCTGCTGCCACGAAGGCGACCAACAACACGGTGATCTGTTGACGAAAGAATGGAAAaatcagtatatttatatacgcaacATTGGCATCACAAACTTATGAGATAATAGTTGTTTTCCTACGAAAGCTTTTacaaatacacttacatattAAATCACACACAAATTCACCTATCAGGGAGTGTACTTATACACAGAATGATTACGTATTAGAATCGCTCACCAGAATCTTCATGACTGCAACTGTAGTGCTGAGTGCAATGTGATGGCGAGTTCAACCACTTACCCCTTTTTATACTCCTCTGTCCTAAACGACGCTGCGCTGCAGAGGCCACACCCTTATGCTGTCCTTGGCCATTTATAGTAGCTTTTGGAAAATCTCGTTGCATTCggttatgtatgttgtgtgtgtgttcgtgctctCCATATGTATAAAACTTGATTAATTCggaatacgtatatgtgtgtatacatacatacacacacacacacacacatatatatatatatatatatatatatatatatattgcatatatacgaAATCATCGTACATTTAAatggatgtttatgtatacatatgtatgctatatacatatacatatgtatgtatatacatatacatatgtatgtatatacatatacatatgtatgtatatacatatacatatgtatgtatatacatatacatatgtatgtatatacatatacatatgtatgtatatatacacatatgtttgtaggTCTGTGAAGATGGAAATGTAATAAATGATatgtattgtatatcatatatattatatgcatatatttatatatatacatatatacttatgtttgtaggtctgtgtacatgtaaatataataaatggatatatatatatatagtatttcatatatattataggcatatatacatatatatatacatatatacatatatatacatatacatgtatatacatatatacatatacatatatatacatatatacatatacatatatttatgtatgtccgtgtacatgtatacataataaatttatatatatcgtgtttcatatatattatatgcatatatttatatatatatatatatatatatatatatatatatacattaacataaatattatatatattatacacacatatatttcaaattgcacaaacacacacacatatacatatatatgtatatatatatatatatatccatgtatataacacatacatatccata
This region includes:
- the LOC125029147 gene encoding prisilkin-39-like, giving the protein MKILITVLLVAFVAAEQKREAEPSYGLHYPHAYPYGVGLGSAYGLYPYGTHSFLSTRSHVLHKRDAEADPGYLLGGGLGLGSPYGYGLPYGLGQGYGYGYPLGHVSYHAAGHSIGKREAEPGFAPGLLSHGASYGYTPSLLYPGISHSYQYNRAFTPLIYG